The following coding sequences are from one Candoia aspera isolate rCanAsp1 chromosome 13, rCanAsp1.hap2, whole genome shotgun sequence window:
- the LOC134504811 gene encoding tropomodulin-3-like, whose translation MALPFRKDLEKYKELDEDEILGKLSEEELKQLETVLDDLDPENALLPAGFRQKDQTLKKPCGPFDREKLLSFLEKQALEHKDVEDVVPYTGEKKGKVFIPKQKPVQTFTEEKVTLDPELEEALTSATDTELCDLAAILGMHNLISSSQLHDIMGSSNGVSNEGFTNVVKGEKIIPVFDEPPNPTNVEESLRRVKDNDPHLVEVNLNNIKNIPIPTLKEFAKALEANTYVKSFSLAATRSNDPVAVALADMLRVNQMLNCLNVESNFITGTGILALVDALKENETLTEIKIDNQRQQLGTPVEMEIAKVLEENTKILKFGYHFMQQGPRTRAAAAITKNNDLVRKRRVEGDHQ comes from the exons ATGGCACTCCCTTTCCGGAAAGACTTGGAGAAATACAAGGAACTTGATGAAGATGAAATCTTGGGCAAGTTGTCTGAAGAAGAACTGAAGCAACTGGAAACCGTCCTGGATGACCTTGATCCAGAG AACGCGCTGTTGCCAGCAGGTTTCCGGCAAAAGGACCAGACTTTGAAAAAACCCTGTGGGCCTTTTGACCGAGAGAAGCTTCTTTCATTTTTGGAGAAACAAGCACTGGAGCATAAAGACGTTGAGGACGTTGTGCCTTACACAGGAGAAAAGAAAG GAAAAGttttcatccccaaacagaagccagtacaaactttcacagaaGAAAAAGTGACACTTGATCCAGAACTGGAGGAGGCATTGACAAGTGCTACAGACACAGAACTCTGTGACCTTGCAG CTATCCTAGGAATGCACAACTTGATAAGCAGCTCTCAGCTGCACGACATCATGGGAAGCAGCAATGGTGTCAGCAACGAAGGTTTCACAA ATGTGGTCAAAGGTGAAAAGATAATCCCGGTCTTTGATGAGCCACCAAACCCCACAAATGTGGAAGAGAGTTTGCGGAGGGTTAAAGATAATGATCCTCACCTTGTTGAAGTAAACCTGAACAATATAAAG AACATTCCCATTCCGACTCTCAAAGAATTTGCCAAGGCCCTGGAAGCAAACACCTATGTGAAGAGCTTCAGCCTTGCAGCCACTCGGAGCAATGACCCCGTTGCTGTG GCTTTGGCAGACATGCTGCGGGTGAACCAGATGCTGAACTGCCTCAATGTTGAATCCAACTTCATTACTGGGACAGGCATCTTGGCCTTAGTAGATGCCCTGAAAGAGAATGAAACCCTGACAGAGATCAAAATTGATAACCAG AGGCAGCAGCTGGGGACGCCCGTAGAAATGGAGATTGCCAAGGTGCTTGAGGAAAACACCAAGATCCTTAAGTTTGGGTATCACTTCATGCAGCAAGGACCCCGCACCAGGGCAGCGGCTGCGATCACAAAGAACAACGATTTAG TTCGCAAGCGAAGAGTGGAAGGAGATCACCAATAA